The nucleotide window TAAAACCTCCCATTCTGTCTTGCCGAGAAGCCTCGCAGCATTTTCAAGATTTCTGTCAACACCTTCAATGGCAGCCCTTGCCGGCCTTACAAACAGAGGCAGAGACGCCACAAATGCCGCAACTACAGCGCCTTTCCATGTAAATACCAGGGTTATCCCCGCAGTATCTTCAAGAAATCTTCCTAATGGGCTTGATCTGCCTAATAATACCAGCAGATAATATCCAAGCACAGTCGGAGGTATTACAAGGGGCTGCATGATAATGGCGTCAAGAATGCCTTTTCCAAAAAAATCCCTTCTTGCCATGAGCCATGCAAAACACAGGCCGATAACTATAGAAAAAAAGGTTGCGAAGATAGAAACCTTGAGGGTCAGGTATAA belongs to Deltaproteobacteria bacterium and includes:
- the modB gene encoding molybdate ABC transporter permease subunit, whose product is MDVFPLYLTLKVSIFATFFSIVIGLCFAWLMARRDFFGKGILDAIIMQPLVIPPTVLGYYLLVLLGRSSPLGRFLEDTAGITLVFTWKGAVVAAFVASLPLFVRPARAAIEGVDRNLENAARLLGKTEWEVLKTITIPLAWRGIVAGGIIAFARATGEFGATLMIAGNIPGVTQTLPVGIYDAVQMGDTATANLLVGIITLFSFSVIYFVNRFTRGKY